DNA from Papio anubis isolate 15944 chromosome 1, Panubis1.0, whole genome shotgun sequence:
CATATAACCAATCTTGGGTTAATTTCCTCTTGATCTGGAGATGGCCTTTCTGCATCTGTATTCGCTAGGCACAggggatacagagatgaataagacacCGCCCTCCCTCATGGACCTCACAATCTAGTGAGGGAGCTGGACACAGACATAATTACAATACAGAGTGATAAATGCTCTAGTGGAGGTATGTACAAAGTGCAGTCAGATCATGGGGCGAGTGAATCCTGGGGGAGTCGATGAAGCTTCTTGGAGGAGATGAACTGGGTTTTAAAAGATGAGCagagccgagcgcggtggctcacgcctataatcccgcactttgggaggccaaggagggcggatcgcctgaggtcaggagtctgagaccggcctggccaacatggtgaaacccggtccctactaaaaaaatacaaaaattaggcaggcgtggtggcaggcgcctgtaatcccagctactccggaggctgaggcagaagaatcgcttgaacccgggaggcggaggttgcagtcagccaagatcgtgccattgcactccagcctgggcgacgagagcgagactccgtctcaaaaaaaaacaaaacaaaacaaaacaaaatgagcaGAGGGTGTACGAACTGGGAAAGGTCATTCCAAGTGGAGTATGGCACTTGGAATTTGGAAGTGGGCAGTGGGCTGTGAACCGAAGTGCTTTGGTAAGGCTGGAGAGCTGGCTGAAGAGATGGCTTGCTTTGTAGAagactttgttttccttttttaaggagCTTGGACTTTTTCTTGTGGAGCTAAGGGACACATAAGTAGGAGAATGAGATAAAGTTTTTGTTTGAGAACAACATTCTGGCATCAGTATGAAAGATGAAGCTAGAGAGGGAGAAAGTGGAGTGGGTAGATTAGTTGGGGGCTATTGTAGATTAAGGAAGAAATATGGATAAGGTAGGTTGTGATTTTAGATGATCTGGCTTCTTGGAACCTTCGGGAGTTCTTAGTCATTTATTGGGTGATACAGGTAGGATTTTATTAGGAGAAACTCTTATCTGTGGAGCATTTGCCGACTTTGTAGAATAGTTGATTGAGGTCCTACACTGCTGTAGGACCTGGAGATGAAAGCAGTGAAAAGAAACATACCCTGCCCTTGTGTTGCTTCCTCTGCAGAGGAGACAATAAATTAAGTCAAATACATACCTCATTTGGTAGTGATAaatgctaaggagaaaaataaagtataaataaacaGGTATATGATCCCTATCACACTAACAGCTTTTTTTTAGGGGAAATTCTGATGATTAGCTTAGTGATTTCACACTTTTAAATCTCTGGGATCTTTAGTTTATCTCATAGTTTTTAGTTCTATCTTGAAAGTAACAAAGCAACTGAACATTACCCTGAGAAGGGATTGGGGATGAGGTACTAGGAGTTTTGGtcaagtgaaaataaaatcagtttccTCACTGCTAAGTTGTGTTACAAGTgactattttaaaatggaatctaAGAGCCATTCTACCAATGCAAGAAATATTTAGGCTGAGAGGTTTAAAAACCCAACTTTATTTCGGCTTCTGCCAAACATTTGTATGAACAGATTCTTTGTATCTGTTTAGTTGAGGGTTTGGTTCAAACCCTCAAAAATGGTGGTAAGGGTGGCAGAGCAGGGCAGAGCTTATTCAGAAGACATGGTTTGCCCCAGAATATGTATGGAGCCTTGAATTTAGGCATCCCTGTGAACTCTACAGaaccaaggcttttttttttttttttttttttttgagacaaagtcttgctctgttgcccaggctgaagtgcagtggcacgaatacagctcactgcatcctcaacctcccaggctcaggtaatcctcccatctcagcctcctgagtagctgggactacaggtgggtgccaccatgattggctaatttttgtattttttttttgtagagacctggttttgccatgttgcccaggctggtcttgaactgggctcaagcgatgcacccaccttggccttccaaagtgctgggattacaggccaagCCACTGTGTTCCCCTAAGGCTTTTTAAACTAAGCATTTAATTGAAAAGTTTGATAGTTGAGAAATCCCACTTAAATTTGATTCCTTAGTTTCCGTAGTTTCCCATGAGATTGACCTGGTAGATAATGGCCATTGTTTGCTtattaagcttttctttttccaatacaGATAACAATGAAGATGGTGCCAAAACTGCTTTCTCCTTTGGTTAAAGATTGGGCTCCCAAAGcatttataatttcctttaagTTGGAGACTGACCCTGCCATTGTAATTAATCGAGCTCGGAAGGCTTTGGAAGTTTATCAGCATCAAGTGGTGGTGGCTAATATCCTTGAGTCACGACAGTCCTTTGTGTTTATTGTAACTAAAGACTCGGAAACCAAGTTATTGCTAtcagaggaagaaatagaaaaaggcaTAGAGATAGAAGAGAAGATAGTGGATAATCTTCAGTCTCGACACACAGCTTTTATAGGTGACAAAAACTGAAGTAAAAAGCCCTTACAGGATCAAAAATTGTTCAGGGCTCTTAGAGATGGTGAAAACTATAATAAAACCGTGGCTTTCATATggacagagaaaatgaaagaaagggaaaaggcagTGGTATGCAGGCAAATATGGTTtggtattttgtcttttaatgacACCTGATACACTCACCTGAATGTTACTTTGATTTTGAAATTGAACACTAGAACTGTTTCTcacctttaaaaagaagagctTATTGGGTATTACATATTCCTTAAAATATACATGGGGGCCTGAATATCAGCCATCTTTATACTATAAAAAGAGGATTATGGATGCATGAATGGTCATGCTTTGGTGATCAAATATTGGTTGAATGCCTATGTATGTCAGGCCCTGTGCTGAGCCATGAGgattaaaaagatgaataaacatgTCTTGTTTAGGAAATGGATGTATAAAAAATTAAGTGCAATAAAGTGTGTGTCCAAAAGTTGACCCAATGGAAAGGATGTTTCGTTTTGTTTGAAATCTATCAAACATAGGAGTAGGAAAGAAGGATACCTCCCTGAAGATAGATTGTAGAATGATGAGCTTTTCACTGCATTTACTTTTTGCCTCTTATTGTAGATGCACCTCATATTAGGGTAACAGTTTACATTTCAAGTATTTTAGGACTGCTCTTCAGGTTAACTTAATATGTCCTTCCACCTGGGACCAGGCAGGGGCCACTTGGTGATCTCTGTCCTGAGGGAGGCATTACAGTGTGGTAGAGTATGGGCTAGGAGTCAACTTAGCCAGCCGTGCCACCTATTAGCTTTATAAACTTAGGCATTTGACTTAATCTCAGTGTCCGCAtgcataaaatggggataatctcTTTGCAAAGTAATGCcatttattgtgaggattaaatgaaatagcaaACAAAAAGCATCAGTCTGGTGCCTAGCACTTGATTGACACTCACTAAATGGTTGCAATTATTGTTTTTCTCACTTAGCAAAGCAGTGTTACACCAGTGCCCTGCTTAATCTTTGAATCCTTGAGAATCTTTGAAAAACTTTGAATACATCTCTTGCTGTCCTGGGTTTTGGGTTGGGAGTGCACAAGTAGCATAGTGCAAAAAAATTCCCTAAATGATCTGTAGGATAGTCCAGGGtacaatttgaaaaattagcaTTAATGACTAAGGTAGAAGCAGGTACtgtgtttcaaataaatatttgacttAAAATACAATTCAT
Protein-coding regions in this window:
- the PPCS gene encoding phosphopantothenate--cysteine ligase isoform X2; translated protein: MFYLAAAVSDFYVPVSEMPEHKIQSSGGPLQITMKMVPKLLSPLVKDWAPKAFIISFKLETDPAIVINRARKALEVYQHQVVVANILESRQSFVFIVTKDSETKLLLSEEEIEKGIEIEEKIVDNLQSRHTAFIGDKN
- the PPCS gene encoding phosphopantothenate--cysteine ligase isoform X3 yields the protein MKMVPKLLSPLVKDWAPKAFIISFKLETDPAIVINRARKALEVYQHQVVVANILESRQSFVFIVTKDSETKLLLSEEEIEKGIEIEEKIVDNLQSRHTAFIGDKN